One part of the Muntiacus reevesi chromosome 20, mMunRee1.1, whole genome shotgun sequence genome encodes these proteins:
- the LOC136151241 gene encoding placental prolactin-related protein 4-like has protein sequence MASWLSLRSIRCSRFPPPHPIWLIPHGQQESSPWDHSAIPMAPAPSFRGHQWTYNPVRGSHLLLLLVMSNVLLCQGNFCTSLCPSGNDLCLNSLKDLFTHATNLSHDIYNLSSKMFNEFLSTDEQYAQGRKYCITTTNSCLTTSLHAPEEKEQVQHMHMSLIRWILMLLYSWGKPLYELVKDLQSMKEVSDAILSSARENVKKVQELQALIDRPSSQMGNEDMRHSSFYNLFQCLHRDSCKTDIYTKLLVCQLLYDKC, from the exons ATGGCCTCGTGGCTTTCCTTAAGAAGCATTCGATGCAGCAGATttcctccaccccatcccatctGGCTGATTCCCCACGGTCAACAGGAGTCCTCACCGTGGGATCATTCCGCAATCCCCATGGCTCCAGCCCCCAGCTTCCGTGGACATCAGTGGACTTACAACCCTGTCCGAG GGTCCCATCTGCTCCTGCTGCTGGTCATGTCAAATGTGCTCTTGTGCCAAGGCAACTTCTGCACATCCCTCTGTCCTTCCGGGAATGACCTCTGCCTGAACTCCCTTAAAGATCTGTTTACCCATGCCACCAACCTGTCCCACGACATCTATAACCTCTCCTCGAAAATGTTCAATGAGTTTTTAAgcact GATGAACAGTATGCCCAGGGCAGAAAATACTGTATCACCACCACCAACAGCTGCCTTACCACTTCCCTCCACGcccctgaggaaaaagaacaagtcCAACACATGCACATGA GCCTTATTAGGTGGATACTCATGTTACTGTACTCCTGGGGAAAACCTCTGTATGAGCTAGTCAAGGACCTGCAGAGTATGAAAGAAGTCTCGGATGCTATCCTATCAAGTGCCAGAGAGAATGTGAAAAAAGTACAAGAACTTCAAGCACTCATAGACAGGCCGTCCAGCCAG ATGGGCAATGAAGATATGCGTCATTCTTCATTTTATAACCTGTTCCAGTGCCTGCACAGAGATTCATGTAAAACTGACATTTACACCAAACTCCTGGTGTGCCAACTCCTCTATGACAAGTGCTAA